The following are from one region of the Rhipicephalus microplus isolate Deutch F79 chromosome 1, USDA_Rmic, whole genome shotgun sequence genome:
- the Mef2 gene encoding myocyte enhancer factor 2 isoform X2, producing the protein MGRKKIQISRITDERNRQVTFTKRKFGLMKKAYELSVLCDCEIALIIFNSTNKLFQYASTDMDKVLLKYTEYNEPHESRTNSDIVEKLRHQRLDGGSQALSKKEHKNSTNGCDSPEPDADQYSLTPRAEAKYSKINEEFELMMQRSAQLNGSRGQPSMSQGMSSLAGYASQEGLMQPSPQMTHSSVSPRPSSSGGALLDMNGVSSNGYHRSTSPSGNLASCSSPAGKGSKGASPSRSCSSAAGLRVVLPGSPSPTGQLHDPSHLFLQQSMVRTSNASLTTPVVSVTAPGMPGMSAYPSSLAAGFPPSDFQLNPELGLTGFNSPGLMHNWSTQGPLANAAVPSGAMQAHSSGSPSVLGSHLSLGNSTPPPASSPLPIRIKSEPISPPRGGGEGLHGGGTNARPPSGHLSPPGQPPLTPSTSSSPDPTGDYDGAKRPRLSADGWPT; encoded by the exons ATGGGGAGGAAAAAAATACAGATATCCAGGATCACGGACGAGAGGAACCGGCAG GTGACGTTTACGAAGCGCAAGTTTGGCCTGATGAAGAAGGCCTATGAGCTGAGTGTGCTCTGTGACTGCGAGATCGCCCTGATCATCTTCAACAGCACAAACAAGCTGTTCCAGTATGCCAGCACCGACATGGACAAAGTTTTACTCAAGTACACTGAGTACAATGAGCCACACGAGAGTCGCACCAACAGCGACATTGTCGAG AAATTGCGCCACCAACGCCTGGATGGCGGCAGTCAG GCACTGAGCAAGAAGGAACACAAGAATTCCACAAATGGCTGTGACAGCCCAGAGCCAGACGCCGACCAGTACTCGCTGACACCCCGTGCAGAAGCCAAGTACAGCAAAATCAATGAAGAGTTTGAATTGATGATGCAGCGCAGTGCTCAACTAAATGGGTCTCGA GGCCAGCCTTCCATGAGCCAAGGCATGAGCTCCCTTGCTGGCTATGCGTCCCAGGAGGGTCTTATGCAGCCTTCTCCCCAGATGACTCACTCTAGTGTCAGCCCCCGCCCGAGCTCTTCAG gggGTGCCTTGCTGGACATGAATGGTGTGAGCTCCAATGGCTACCACCGGTCCACGTCCCCATCAGGCAACCTGGCCAGCTGCAGTTCCCCTGCGGGTAAGGGTTCCAAGGGGGCCTCGCCCAGCCGCTCTTGTTCTTCCGCTGCTGGACTGCGTGTCGTCCTCCCAGGATCTCCTTCCCCTACAGGACAGCTG CACGACCCGTCACACCTGTTTCTTCAGCAGTCAATGGTTCGGACATCCAATGCTTCACTCACAACCCCAGTTGTCTCAGTGACGGCGCCGGGGATGCCTGGCATGTCAGCATATCCGTCCTCTCTTGCAGCTGGCTTTCCTCCAT CGGACTTCCAGCTAAACCCCGAACTTGGCCTTACGGGTTTCAACTCTCCAGGCCTGATGCATAACTGGTCAACTCAAGGTCCTCTGGCCAATGCTGCTGTGCCTTCTGGGGCCATGCAAGCTCACTCCAG TGGGAGCCCCAGCGTGCTTGGCAGCCACTTGTCTCTAGGAAATTCGACACCACCACCTGCATCGTCTCCTTTGCCCATCCGGATCAAAAGCGAACCCATTTCACCGCCGCGTGGCGGTGGAGAAGGTCTGCACGGAGGAGGCACCAACGCTCGACCCCCGTCCGGGCACTTGTCACCACCCGGGCAGCCTCCACTGACCCCTTCCACATCTTCTTCACCAGACCCGACCGGCGATTACGATGGTGCCAAGCGCCCACGCCTCTCTGCCGACGGCTGGCCGACGTAA
- the Mef2 gene encoding myocyte enhancer factor 2 isoform X1: MGRKKIQISRITDERNRQVTFTKRKFGLMKKAYELSVLCDCEIALIIFNSTNKLFQYASTDMDKVLLKYTEYNEPHESRTNSDIVEKLRHQRLDGGSQALSKKEHKNSTNGCDSPEPDADQYSLTPRAEAKYSKINEEFELMMQRSAQLNGSRGQPSMSQGMSSLAGYASQEGLMQPSPQMTHSSVSPRPSSSGGALLDMNGVSSNGYHRSTSPSGNLASCSSPAGKGSKGASPSRSCSSAAGLRVVLPGSPSPTGQLHDPSHLFLQQSMVRTSNASLTTPVVSVTAPGMPGMSAYPSSLAAGFPPCILFPATFAADFQLNPELGLTGFNSPGLMHNWSTQGPLANAAVPSGAMQAHSSGSPSVLGSHLSLGNSTPPPASSPLPIRIKSEPISPPRGGGEGLHGGGTNARPPSGHLSPPGQPPLTPSTSSSPDPTGDYDGAKRPRLSADGWPT; this comes from the exons ATGGGGAGGAAAAAAATACAGATATCCAGGATCACGGACGAGAGGAACCGGCAG GTGACGTTTACGAAGCGCAAGTTTGGCCTGATGAAGAAGGCCTATGAGCTGAGTGTGCTCTGTGACTGCGAGATCGCCCTGATCATCTTCAACAGCACAAACAAGCTGTTCCAGTATGCCAGCACCGACATGGACAAAGTTTTACTCAAGTACACTGAGTACAATGAGCCACACGAGAGTCGCACCAACAGCGACATTGTCGAG AAATTGCGCCACCAACGCCTGGATGGCGGCAGTCAG GCACTGAGCAAGAAGGAACACAAGAATTCCACAAATGGCTGTGACAGCCCAGAGCCAGACGCCGACCAGTACTCGCTGACACCCCGTGCAGAAGCCAAGTACAGCAAAATCAATGAAGAGTTTGAATTGATGATGCAGCGCAGTGCTCAACTAAATGGGTCTCGA GGCCAGCCTTCCATGAGCCAAGGCATGAGCTCCCTTGCTGGCTATGCGTCCCAGGAGGGTCTTATGCAGCCTTCTCCCCAGATGACTCACTCTAGTGTCAGCCCCCGCCCGAGCTCTTCAG gggGTGCCTTGCTGGACATGAATGGTGTGAGCTCCAATGGCTACCACCGGTCCACGTCCCCATCAGGCAACCTGGCCAGCTGCAGTTCCCCTGCGGGTAAGGGTTCCAAGGGGGCCTCGCCCAGCCGCTCTTGTTCTTCCGCTGCTGGACTGCGTGTCGTCCTCCCAGGATCTCCTTCCCCTACAGGACAGCTG CACGACCCGTCACACCTGTTTCTTCAGCAGTCAATGGTTCGGACATCCAATGCTTCACTCACAACCCCAGTTGTCTCAGTGACGGCGCCGGGGATGCCTGGCATGTCAGCATATCCGTCCTCTCTTGCAGCTGGCTTTCCTCCAT GCATCCTGTTCCCTGCCACATTTGCAGCGGACTTCCAGCTAAACCCCGAACTTGGCCTTACGGGTTTCAACTCTCCAGGCCTGATGCATAACTGGTCAACTCAAGGTCCTCTGGCCAATGCTGCTGTGCCTTCTGGGGCCATGCAAGCTCACTCCAG TGGGAGCCCCAGCGTGCTTGGCAGCCACTTGTCTCTAGGAAATTCGACACCACCACCTGCATCGTCTCCTTTGCCCATCCGGATCAAAAGCGAACCCATTTCACCGCCGCGTGGCGGTGGAGAAGGTCTGCACGGAGGAGGCACCAACGCTCGACCCCCGTCCGGGCACTTGTCACCACCCGGGCAGCCTCCACTGACCCCTTCCACATCTTCTTCACCAGACCCGACCGGCGATTACGATGGTGCCAAGCGCCCACGCCTCTCTGCCGACGGCTGGCCGACGTAA
- the Mef2 gene encoding myocyte enhancer factor 2 isoform X3, which translates to MGRKKIQISRITDERNRQVTFTKRKFGLMKKAYELSVLCDCEIALIIFNSTNKLFQYASTDMDKVLLKYTEYNEPHESRTNSDIVEALSKKEHKNSTNGCDSPEPDADQYSLTPRAEAKYSKINEEFELMMQRSAQLNGSRGQPSMSQGMSSLAGYASQEGLMQPSPQMTHSSVSPRPSSSGGALLDMNGVSSNGYHRSTSPSGNLASCSSPAGKGSKGASPSRSCSSAAGLRVVLPGSPSPTGQLHDPSHLFLQQSMVRTSNASLTTPVVSVTAPGMPGMSAYPSSLAAGFPPCILFPATFAADFQLNPELGLTGFNSPGLMHNWSTQGPLANAAVPSGAMQAHSSGSPSVLGSHLSLGNSTPPPASSPLPIRIKSEPISPPRGGGEGLHGGGTNARPPSGHLSPPGQPPLTPSTSSSPDPTGDYDGAKRPRLSADGWPT; encoded by the exons ATGGGGAGGAAAAAAATACAGATATCCAGGATCACGGACGAGAGGAACCGGCAG GTGACGTTTACGAAGCGCAAGTTTGGCCTGATGAAGAAGGCCTATGAGCTGAGTGTGCTCTGTGACTGCGAGATCGCCCTGATCATCTTCAACAGCACAAACAAGCTGTTCCAGTATGCCAGCACCGACATGGACAAAGTTTTACTCAAGTACACTGAGTACAATGAGCCACACGAGAGTCGCACCAACAGCGACATTGTCGAG GCACTGAGCAAGAAGGAACACAAGAATTCCACAAATGGCTGTGACAGCCCAGAGCCAGACGCCGACCAGTACTCGCTGACACCCCGTGCAGAAGCCAAGTACAGCAAAATCAATGAAGAGTTTGAATTGATGATGCAGCGCAGTGCTCAACTAAATGGGTCTCGA GGCCAGCCTTCCATGAGCCAAGGCATGAGCTCCCTTGCTGGCTATGCGTCCCAGGAGGGTCTTATGCAGCCTTCTCCCCAGATGACTCACTCTAGTGTCAGCCCCCGCCCGAGCTCTTCAG gggGTGCCTTGCTGGACATGAATGGTGTGAGCTCCAATGGCTACCACCGGTCCACGTCCCCATCAGGCAACCTGGCCAGCTGCAGTTCCCCTGCGGGTAAGGGTTCCAAGGGGGCCTCGCCCAGCCGCTCTTGTTCTTCCGCTGCTGGACTGCGTGTCGTCCTCCCAGGATCTCCTTCCCCTACAGGACAGCTG CACGACCCGTCACACCTGTTTCTTCAGCAGTCAATGGTTCGGACATCCAATGCTTCACTCACAACCCCAGTTGTCTCAGTGACGGCGCCGGGGATGCCTGGCATGTCAGCATATCCGTCCTCTCTTGCAGCTGGCTTTCCTCCAT GCATCCTGTTCCCTGCCACATTTGCAGCGGACTTCCAGCTAAACCCCGAACTTGGCCTTACGGGTTTCAACTCTCCAGGCCTGATGCATAACTGGTCAACTCAAGGTCCTCTGGCCAATGCTGCTGTGCCTTCTGGGGCCATGCAAGCTCACTCCAG TGGGAGCCCCAGCGTGCTTGGCAGCCACTTGTCTCTAGGAAATTCGACACCACCACCTGCATCGTCTCCTTTGCCCATCCGGATCAAAAGCGAACCCATTTCACCGCCGCGTGGCGGTGGAGAAGGTCTGCACGGAGGAGGCACCAACGCTCGACCCCCGTCCGGGCACTTGTCACCACCCGGGCAGCCTCCACTGACCCCTTCCACATCTTCTTCACCAGACCCGACCGGCGATTACGATGGTGCCAAGCGCCCACGCCTCTCTGCCGACGGCTGGCCGACGTAA
- the Mef2 gene encoding myocyte enhancer factor 2 isoform X4: MGRKKIQISRITDERNRQVTFTKRKFGLMKKAYELSVLCDCEIALIIFNSTNKLFQYASTDMDKVLLKYTEYNEPHESRTNSDIVEALSKKEHKNSTNGCDSPEPDADQYSLTPRAEAKYSKINEEFELMMQRSAQLNGSRGQPSMSQGMSSLAGYASQEGLMQPSPQMTHSSVSPRPSSSGGALLDMNGVSSNGYHRSTSPSGNLASCSSPAGKGSKGASPSRSCSSAAGLRVVLPGSPSPTGQLHDPSHLFLQQSMVRTSNASLTTPVVSVTAPGMPGMSAYPSSLAAGFPPSDFQLNPELGLTGFNSPGLMHNWSTQGPLANAAVPSGAMQAHSSGSPSVLGSHLSLGNSTPPPASSPLPIRIKSEPISPPRGGGEGLHGGGTNARPPSGHLSPPGQPPLTPSTSSSPDPTGDYDGAKRPRLSADGWPT, encoded by the exons ATGGGGAGGAAAAAAATACAGATATCCAGGATCACGGACGAGAGGAACCGGCAG GTGACGTTTACGAAGCGCAAGTTTGGCCTGATGAAGAAGGCCTATGAGCTGAGTGTGCTCTGTGACTGCGAGATCGCCCTGATCATCTTCAACAGCACAAACAAGCTGTTCCAGTATGCCAGCACCGACATGGACAAAGTTTTACTCAAGTACACTGAGTACAATGAGCCACACGAGAGTCGCACCAACAGCGACATTGTCGAG GCACTGAGCAAGAAGGAACACAAGAATTCCACAAATGGCTGTGACAGCCCAGAGCCAGACGCCGACCAGTACTCGCTGACACCCCGTGCAGAAGCCAAGTACAGCAAAATCAATGAAGAGTTTGAATTGATGATGCAGCGCAGTGCTCAACTAAATGGGTCTCGA GGCCAGCCTTCCATGAGCCAAGGCATGAGCTCCCTTGCTGGCTATGCGTCCCAGGAGGGTCTTATGCAGCCTTCTCCCCAGATGACTCACTCTAGTGTCAGCCCCCGCCCGAGCTCTTCAG gggGTGCCTTGCTGGACATGAATGGTGTGAGCTCCAATGGCTACCACCGGTCCACGTCCCCATCAGGCAACCTGGCCAGCTGCAGTTCCCCTGCGGGTAAGGGTTCCAAGGGGGCCTCGCCCAGCCGCTCTTGTTCTTCCGCTGCTGGACTGCGTGTCGTCCTCCCAGGATCTCCTTCCCCTACAGGACAGCTG CACGACCCGTCACACCTGTTTCTTCAGCAGTCAATGGTTCGGACATCCAATGCTTCACTCACAACCCCAGTTGTCTCAGTGACGGCGCCGGGGATGCCTGGCATGTCAGCATATCCGTCCTCTCTTGCAGCTGGCTTTCCTCCAT CGGACTTCCAGCTAAACCCCGAACTTGGCCTTACGGGTTTCAACTCTCCAGGCCTGATGCATAACTGGTCAACTCAAGGTCCTCTGGCCAATGCTGCTGTGCCTTCTGGGGCCATGCAAGCTCACTCCAG TGGGAGCCCCAGCGTGCTTGGCAGCCACTTGTCTCTAGGAAATTCGACACCACCACCTGCATCGTCTCCTTTGCCCATCCGGATCAAAAGCGAACCCATTTCACCGCCGCGTGGCGGTGGAGAAGGTCTGCACGGAGGAGGCACCAACGCTCGACCCCCGTCCGGGCACTTGTCACCACCCGGGCAGCCTCCACTGACCCCTTCCACATCTTCTTCACCAGACCCGACCGGCGATTACGATGGTGCCAAGCGCCCACGCCTCTCTGCCGACGGCTGGCCGACGTAA